The region GTCCaagaagaatttttttaatgcgctttgtagaaacagagttatctgtagtcaaaatttgaatttcagcgtcttcgcgcctttccttctcctctcatcacttcttgcacgctggaaggtcggcgctacCCGCCGcgttggttcagtggttagggcgctcggctactgatccggagttcccgggttcgaacccgaccgcggcggctgcgtttttatggaggcaaaacgctataaggtgcctgtgtgctgtacgatgtcagcgcacgttaaagatccacaggtggtcgaaattattccggagccctccactatggcacctctttcttcctttcttttttcattccctcatttattccttcccttacggcgcggttcaggtgtccgccgatatatcggacagatactgcggcatttcctttcgccaaaaaccaattattatcaaggTCGGCGCCTTCCGCCGGCCCGAACTCCGGGAGCgcagcttcctgacccgccggaactaCGCGGCTTaatggccgcggccatggtagctgcctgacgtgtgAAAGCacctaaccaatagccatcgttcaacatgtatacgtagatacgagagacggaggagggcgcgagcatgataAAGTCTCCGGgaaaggctcgccaactttcgcgcgtgattgtgggtcctctgttgcttgtagaagtgtattatttggctcagttgttcatgacaacacaatgcagtgattgagcaagttgatgtcctctcctcggaatgtgctgttcactgacatcgcacagtacacggacctctagaattccgcctcgatcgaaattcggccgccgcgtcCCAATTTACATCTGTCCTACAACTGGCCTACATCTGTTGATGTAGGTACGAAGATTTTTCGTAGAAAAGACTAGCCCCGTGACCCCCGTCAAATCTGGACCGAGGAACGTGATCGCATGAACGTCAACAATTTACATGCGCTAACAAGTATTTCACTGAACTCACTCTACTTGGAGAGATTTCTTCTGGCCCTTCTCATGCTCGCTACAAGAATTTTATTTACACAGGTTTTACCACTGAATGAGTTCGTCACAGTCATGCCACAGTCATGCACCACAGCATCAAAAATGAAAGGCCAGTTTGGGCACTTTAGATACCCCGCCAAAACGACACACTTGTCAAATTATCCTTGTTAGGTTCTCTCTGTTCCTTTACCGCAGGCCGCAGCTCGAGCGCTTATGATATTACAATATACTAATGTAAATACGACTAAAGCCTCCAAGATCCTCGAGGAATTTTAAACATGTTTTAAATGCAACGTTCGTCGTTTTTGACGAAAGGCACGATATCGTACCACGGATCCGGCAACACTGCGGTTTGAGAAGCGACAGAAAAGCGAAACAAAAATGTGCCTGTTGCGTTTCAAAATCTCGATGCCGCTTTGCATATCATTACTGGCCTTATCAGTGCAGCTTTGTTCTGCCGCTTATTATGCGGACAATGGCGTAGACCAGACCATCATATACCGCACATTGCCTAAGTCTGAGAGGCGTGAAATGCAGCAAGAAATCTTGAACCTACTGGGCTTTGACCACAGACCGAAGCCAAAAATCCACGAGCGAAGGTTCTCCGCGCCGCGATACCTGCTCGATCTCTACAACTCCTTCAAGGATGAAGACAACGGGGACATACACCTGGACGCCGCGAAAGCTCACAACGAGTTCATCACAAACAACCAGAGCTTGCGCATGATCAATGACTCGGATGTGATCATGAGCTTTCTGAACCACGGTGCGTACCCGCGTTTTTGACATGCGCGCGCGAGCTGCTGTCAGAAGACTGCAATGAATCTTTCGCtggtcctccactacggcacctctttcttcctttcttctttcactccctcctttatccctttccttacggcgcggttcaggtgtccaatgatatatgagacagatactgcgccacttcctttccccaaaaaaccaattattattattaccatatAATGAAAAAACGCACAAAACTCTGTACAGAAAACCTTTTTTCTGTTGGGTCTTACGGACAGTGCAGGTCGAGGTGCTTAAATTAGATGACTCCTCGCATCAAACGGTGACTCACACTTGTTTAGTGTGACAAGTTCGCGCAACCACAGTTAGCTTCCATGAATACGCGTACGCGGCGGCTCTTTGCTACTTGCAACGACATCGTGCCTGCTTAAAGCGGAAGGAAAGGCTGTGCCTTTTCTTATTGCTCAAAGCTGGGCAAGCTCTGTGGTGTGGGTGACACCTGAGACTGAGTAGTGGTCTGCTTCTCAGAAGTTGTCTGAAGACATGTTGGCAGTGTTCCTCGCGCCGGACATGTTTAAACAACGACGCTGGGATAAGTTATTAACAGCTCTTTATGCAAAGACAGCATTGCGCCTGTACAATAAGGAAGCAACTGTATCTGTGCATCGTTTACGCCATTGAATTGAGCTTTTCTACATGATTGACAGCTGTGTGCTGCATTACTGGAATGCACTACCCTCTTTCTTATGGAACGTAGATTGTACCCACAAGacaaatttttatttgttttttaactAGCGCCATTACTGTTTTCTTACATGCATGTACTATCGACTTCATTCATGAAACATTCAAGTATGAATATCTTTCTCTTGGTCTCCAAGTCCTTTTTTAAAAGTTTCTCAAGATGTAACTGATAGTTTACTTTTTGCAGCCCATCATCGCTCACCCCACCTGCGTCATGACAATGAAAAGCGATTCTGGTTTGACGTCAGTGAAGTATCCCCACAGGAAAGTATTCTCAAGGCAGAATTCAACATCTACAGAAATGCTGCAGCGTGCACTTTGCCAGCAGACCACACGTGCACACTTGAGATCAGCATGTTGAGGCATGGCATGAAAATAGAGTATGTAACAAGCTTTCATTTCTTTATGATTTTCTTAGAACTTTGCTAATCTGGCCCAAGTCACCCATAGGAATTTGTTGCTTTCGTTTGCAGAGATGTTGTACTTCAACATGTGGACAACCTCACAATTGATGCAAAGACACATGGCTGGCTTGCTTTCAATGTCACCGAACCATTTTTGACCTGGATAGCATTCCCGAATGAG is a window of Amblyomma americanum isolate KBUSLIRL-KWMA chromosome 4, ASM5285725v1, whole genome shotgun sequence DNA encoding:
- the gbb gene encoding TGF-beta family member glass bottom boat, with the translated sequence MCLLRFKISMPLCISLLALSVQLCSAAYYADNGVDQTIIYRTLPKSERREMQQEILNLLGFDHRPKPKIHERRFSAPRYLLDLYNSFKDEDNGDIHLDAAKAHNEFITNNQSLRMINDSDVIMSFLNHAHHRSPHLRHDNEKRFWFDVSEVSPQESILKAEFNIYRNAAACTLPADHTCTLEISMLRHGMKIEDVVLQHVDNLTIDAKTHGWLAFNVTEPFLTWIAFPNENMGLFLQAHCRASGHDMRPHELHPHDLSLVGSDGRSDLQPFMVAFLRDGGPNRRRHRVTRATRKRHSTDVSYPDRHEKNPYFDTRPLGRRNSCQKRNLFVSFKDLGWQDWIIAPDGYTAFYCDGECSFPLNMNATNHAIVQTLVHLVDPVQAPKPCCAPTRLSAIMVLYFDDNSNVILKRYKNMVVKACGCH